DNA from Lentibacillus amyloliquefaciens:
TAGGATTATATGATAAATTCCAAAAGCGTACACGTATTTTGGAGCGAATGGATGAAGCCGCGGGAAATACTGAGTTCCGGACCTTTATCCAACAATTAAAAGATTTAGAGTAGGGGGACACCTTCTATGGCATTTGAGGGATTGGCCGAACGGCTGCAAGGCACGATGAAAAAAATCACCGGCAAAGGGAAAGTTTCCGAGCAAGATGTTAAGGAAATGACCCGGGAAGTGCGCCTTGCCTTGCTGGAAGCTGATGTTAACTTTAAAGTTGTCAAGGATTTAATCAAACGCATTAAAGAGCGTGCTGTCGGCCAGGAGGTAATGGAAAGCTTAACACCCGGTCAACAGGTCATTAAAGTGGTTAAAGAAGAATTATCCGAATTGATGGGCGGCGAACAAAGCAAGATTGCTGTATCGGATCGACCGCCTACTGTCATTATGGTGGCAGGTCTGCAGGGGGCCGGAAAAACGACAACAAGCGGCAAATTGGCAAACCATTTGCGCAAGAAACACAATCGCAACCCACTCTTGGTTGCTGCTGACGTTTATCGACCTGCAGCTGTCGATCAGCTTGAAACAGTTGGCCAGCAGCTTGAAATGCCCGTTTTTTCCAAGGGCACTGACGCTGATCCGGTTGACATAGCAAAAGAGGCAGTCGAACAGGCCAAAGCTGAACATCACGACTATGTTATCATTGATACGGCCGGTCGCCTCCATGTGGATGAAAATCTTATGGGTGAATTGGAACAAATCAAAGCTGCCGTCAACCCGGACGAAATATTTCTTGTGGTCGACGCGATGACTGGCCAGGATGCTGTCAACGTAGCTCAAAGTTTCAATGAACAACTGGAACTCTCAGGTGTTGTTCTGTCTAAACTTGACGGCGATACACGCGGTGGTGCGGCACTTTCGATCAGAGCCGTAACAGGAACACCGATCAAATTTGCCGGTATGGGGGAAAAACTTGATCAGCTTGAGCCGTTTCGTCCTGAAGGTATGGCGTCACGAATACTGGGCATGGGTGATGTGTTAAGTCTGATTGACAAAGCTGAAACGAACGTCAACGAGAAGCAGGCGAAAGAACTTGAAGAAAAAATGCGCACGATGTCTTTCACATTTGATGATTTTCTGGAACAGATGGGCCAGGTAAAAAACATGGGTCCATTGGAAGATTTAATGTCCATGATTCCCGGCGCCAACAAAATGAAAGGACTCAAAAATGCACAGCTTGATGAAAAGCAGCTGGTGTATGTTGAAGCAATTATTCAATCGATGACCAAAGCTGAACGTCAGGATCCGGGCTTAATGAATGCGAGCCGAAAAAAGCGAATTGCTAAAGGTTCTGGAACATCCGTTTCCCAAGTTAATCGTCTGCTAAAACAGTTCAATGAAATGAAAAAAATGATGAAACAAATGACCAATACGCCAAAAGGCAAAAAAGGCAAAGGCATGAACATGCCATTTATGTAAATAAGAAAGACTCGGGGGGCTCCTCTGATCTTCTTCTTCTCAGAGGTCAGGTGCGGGAATCCCGATTTCAGTAAGATATAAATTTCATATCTGCTGTAATGAAAAAACACTTTACAGACCTTAATCTATCTGTTAGAATTTAAAATTGTGAAATGAGAGTTATTGGAGGTGACATTATGGCAGTAAAAATCCGCATGAAGCGTATGGGAGCAAAGCGTAATCCATTTTACCGCATTGTTGTAGCTGATTCACGTTCACCAAGGGACGGTCGTTTTATTGAGCAGATTGGAACATATAATCCGGTTGCGAATCCAATTGAAGTTAAAATAGATGAGGATAAAGCTCTGGATTGGATGACAAATGGCGCCAAGCCGAGTGATACAGTCCGTAACCTTTTCTCTAAACAAGGCATCATGACAAAATTCCACGAACAGAAAAACTAACCGTAAAGTAGTGTGATAATCATGAAAGCCCTGATTGAAACGATTGTAACGCCATTAGTCGATCATCCTGAGGACATCGTCGTGACGGAAGCAGAAGAAGATTCAAAAGTAGTCTATCACCTGACCGTCAATCAAAACGATGTCGGTAAGGTGATTGGTAAAAATGGACGGATTGCCAAAGCAATTCGGACAGTTGTTTATGCTGCAAAAACGGAATCAAACAATCGTATTTATTTAGATATTATGTAAAGGGAGAGGGGACACCTTTCCCTTTTTACAAATCTGATGGATTCATCTCTATTTCAAAGTGTAGAGAGAGCGGGGAACCAATATGCAAATCATTAAAAAGGTCCTGATAAAACAAATTGTCACTGAAAAAAGCAAAGAAAAATTACGCAACAATTTTAACGATCATAAAATGCGGCTTGAACAAGAGTGTCAACAATTAAGGTTTGAACAACGCAAACTTGAAAACAAACGAAGCATGTCCAAACAGGAACTTTCTCAGCGTTTTCAGCAGGAAATAAAAAACCGAAAAGAAAAAATTAAACTCGTTGATTTTAAAATTGAACAATTGGATATTCTGGAACTTGGCAGTGAAATTACCGAAAAAGAAGTTGAAGCTCTTGTTGAAGTCAAAGAAGGATCGCATTGGAACGAAATCATGGAATCTTCAGCCATCATCATAAAAGATGATGTCGTTGTCCGAATTGATGAATAGCAGGTGATGACATGACAAATATGTTTAATG
Protein-coding regions in this window:
- the ffh gene encoding signal recognition particle protein; protein product: MAFEGLAERLQGTMKKITGKGKVSEQDVKEMTREVRLALLEADVNFKVVKDLIKRIKERAVGQEVMESLTPGQQVIKVVKEELSELMGGEQSKIAVSDRPPTVIMVAGLQGAGKTTTSGKLANHLRKKHNRNPLLVAADVYRPAAVDQLETVGQQLEMPVFSKGTDADPVDIAKEAVEQAKAEHHDYVIIDTAGRLHVDENLMGELEQIKAAVNPDEIFLVVDAMTGQDAVNVAQSFNEQLELSGVVLSKLDGDTRGGAALSIRAVTGTPIKFAGMGEKLDQLEPFRPEGMASRILGMGDVLSLIDKAETNVNEKQAKELEEKMRTMSFTFDDFLEQMGQVKNMGPLEDLMSMIPGANKMKGLKNAQLDEKQLVYVEAIIQSMTKAERQDPGLMNASRKKRIAKGSGTSVSQVNRLLKQFNEMKKMMKQMTNTPKGKKGKGMNMPFM
- the rpsP gene encoding 30S ribosomal protein S16, with product MAVKIRMKRMGAKRNPFYRIVVADSRSPRDGRFIEQIGTYNPVANPIEVKIDEDKALDWMTNGAKPSDTVRNLFSKQGIMTKFHEQKN
- a CDS encoding KH domain-containing protein, translating into MKALIETIVTPLVDHPEDIVVTEAEEDSKVVYHLTVNQNDVGKVIGKNGRIAKAIRTVVYAAKTESNNRIYLDIM
- a CDS encoding YlqD family protein, translated to MQIIKKVLIKQIVTEKSKEKLRNNFNDHKMRLEQECQQLRFEQRKLENKRSMSKQELSQRFQQEIKNRKEKIKLVDFKIEQLDILELGSEITEKEVEALVEVKEGSHWNEIMESSAIIIKDDVVVRIDE